A single genomic interval of Lewinellaceae bacterium harbors:
- a CDS encoding FIST C-terminal domain-containing protein, giving the protein MKAKSIQGRSYQETKRLFNESMLDGFRPTLAIVFTSLKEDWQLIQELLNENKIALFGTSSNGEFIGEQYEIGSTAMLLLDMPAAYFKLEMEDVDDTNTAEVARGIGESGLATFTNPGFIISGSSTSIRAEEIIHGLVDACGIEVNIVGGNSSSDSMQGGFLFNNTRRSDKGILALILDQDKIRMEGEAISGWKPMGTEKTITACEGNWIKTLDHKPALGMLLKYMGVEIDFTDEIDLYNKIGSIYPVQIQGDDGTARIIPPLFFNEEEGSFMLAAGPVQKGAKVKFSLPPDLDVVDAVVNTARQLKEQSLNEADALIIFSCIGRLNTLGPFINDEIKGLTDVWEIPSIGFFTFGEYGRAKNGLPTFHGTTVSWVALKEN; this is encoded by the coding sequence ATGAAAGCTAAATCCATTCAAGGTAGATCCTATCAGGAAACAAAGAGATTATTCAATGAGAGCATGCTGGATGGATTTCGTCCGACACTGGCTATTGTTTTTACCTCATTGAAAGAGGATTGGCAATTAATTCAGGAATTACTGAATGAAAACAAAATTGCCCTGTTTGGCACCAGCTCGAACGGCGAATTTATTGGCGAACAGTATGAAATAGGTTCTACAGCCATGCTCTTGCTGGATATGCCTGCCGCTTATTTTAAGCTGGAAATGGAAGATGTGGATGATACGAATACGGCTGAGGTGGCTCGCGGAATTGGTGAATCCGGATTAGCTACATTTACGAATCCCGGATTTATCATCTCCGGATCCTCTACCTCGATCCGGGCAGAAGAGATCATCCATGGCTTGGTTGATGCCTGTGGGATTGAAGTGAACATCGTAGGAGGAAACTCCTCTTCGGATAGTATGCAGGGAGGATTCCTGTTCAATAATACCAGGCGCAGTGACAAAGGCATATTGGCGTTAATCCTGGATCAGGATAAGATTCGCATGGAAGGAGAGGCTATTTCCGGCTGGAAGCCGATGGGTACTGAAAAAACCATCACTGCATGCGAAGGCAACTGGATTAAAACGCTTGACCACAAACCAGCTCTAGGTATGTTACTTAAGTACATGGGTGTGGAAATAGACTTCACGGATGAAATTGATCTTTACAATAAGATCGGTTCCATCTATCCGGTTCAAATCCAGGGCGATGATGGGACCGCACGCATCATACCTCCTTTGTTTTTTAATGAAGAGGAAGGTTCTTTCATGCTGGCCGCCGGACCAGTCCAAAAAGGAGCAAAAGTCAAATTTTCATTGCCACCAGACCTTGACGTTGTGGATGCGGTAGTAAATACTGCCCGTCAACTTAAAGAGCAGAGTCTGAACGAAGCGGACGCCCTGATCATTTTTTCCTGTATTGGCAGGCTGAATACCCTTGGTCCATTCATCAATGACGAAATCAAAGGCCTGACCGATGTTTGGGAAATACCGTCGATTGGTTTTTTCACATTTGGGGAATATGGCCGGGCGAAAAATGGATTACCTACGTTTCATGGTACAACCGTCAGTTGGGTGGCCTTAAAAGAAAACTAA
- a CDS encoding FIST C-terminal domain-containing protein, which translates to MTAKTIRGNSETEIREALSQTLSDGFAPSLAIIFISIKQDRDAIIQLLKEKGMDVVGATSSGEFIEGHQSEGEVVIMLVDIPREDYTILFRETAGKELTEVVQQAANVALSRFKDPAYIAVTTCLNARGELFDGAQFVHTLEDCHEGQTDIFGGMAGADGELIPSLVFTGEQSTDEGFALLVLDKSKIDLYGVAISGWKPLGRIRTVTKCEDGWLYTIDDQPALDMYLRYLGESLDQKDEETNVFVENISLFHPFLCLDDVDPVLRTPMFVDREKNAISMDYPIPEGGTFQFTLPPDFDIVESVINQAQNMQEAVGVQADALLVFSCMGRLSALGPMASQENDGLHEIWQAPMAGFFTYGEYGKDNSGKNKMHSTTCSWVALKEKNQ; encoded by the coding sequence ATGACCGCAAAAACCATTCGGGGAAACTCCGAAACAGAAATCAGGGAAGCACTAAGTCAAACCCTGTCGGACGGATTCGCGCCTTCGCTCGCCATCATATTTATCTCCATTAAACAGGACCGGGATGCAATTATCCAGCTGCTGAAGGAAAAAGGTATGGATGTCGTCGGGGCTACTTCTTCCGGTGAATTTATTGAAGGTCATCAGAGTGAGGGGGAGGTGGTAATCATGCTTGTGGACATTCCCAGGGAAGATTATACCATTTTATTTCGGGAAACGGCAGGGAAAGAACTCACAGAGGTGGTCCAACAAGCAGCAAATGTTGCGTTGTCCAGATTTAAAGACCCGGCTTATATCGCGGTTACGACCTGCCTTAACGCCAGGGGAGAACTGTTTGATGGTGCCCAGTTTGTGCATACGCTGGAAGATTGTCATGAAGGACAAACGGACATTTTCGGAGGTATGGCTGGAGCGGATGGTGAGCTTATTCCTTCCTTGGTGTTTACCGGGGAACAATCGACTGATGAAGGTTTTGCATTACTGGTTCTTGATAAAAGCAAAATTGATCTGTATGGAGTGGCCATCTCCGGATGGAAACCGTTGGGCAGGATACGAACGGTGACCAAATGCGAAGATGGATGGCTCTATACCATTGATGACCAGCCGGCCCTGGACATGTACTTGCGTTATCTGGGTGAGTCGCTGGATCAGAAGGATGAAGAGACTAATGTATTCGTGGAAAATATCTCTTTATTCCATCCATTTCTGTGTCTTGACGACGTTGATCCGGTATTAAGGACACCTATGTTTGTAGATCGGGAAAAAAATGCCATCTCCATGGATTATCCCATCCCCGAGGGTGGAACCTTTCAATTTACCTTGCCACCGGATTTTGATATCGTTGAATCGGTTATTAATCAAGCACAAAACATGCAGGAAGCTGTCGGAGTCCAGGCTGATGCCTTACTGGTATTTTCCTGTATGGGAAGACTCAGCGCCCTGGGTCCGATGGCCTCGCAGGAAAATGACGGACTTCATGAGATCTGGCAGGCTCCTATGGCTGGATTCTTCACCTATGGTGAATATGGAAAAGACAATTCCGGTAAAAACAAAATGCATTCTACGACCTGCAGTTGGGTGGCCTTAAAGGAAAAAAACCAATAA